Proteins encoded in a region of the Flavobacterium sp. PMTSA4 genome:
- a CDS encoding DUF1579 domain-containing protein, with protein sequence MKFKSITLALAITCFISCKKEETKTETPNTETPKEEVAVTIPDSATIAKAWQDYATPGEQHKMLAKDSGVWEEEMTFWEHAGAEPSKMTMTAESKMIFDGKYQETTHKGDFYEMPFEGKSTLGYNNAEGKFISTWIDNMSTGISVLKGTYDPTTKTYTMSGEVFDPVTKKLKTSKEIVTIIDDNTQKMEMYDIGFDGKEFKNMEIIMKRKK encoded by the coding sequence ATGAAATTTAAAAGTATAACACTAGCATTGGCTATAACATGTTTTATTTCTTGTAAAAAAGAAGAAACTAAAACCGAAACACCAAACACCGAAACACCAAAAGAAGAAGTAGCAGTTACAATTCCAGATTCTGCAACAATTGCAAAAGCTTGGCAAGACTATGCAACTCCCGGAGAACAACACAAAATGCTTGCAAAAGACAGTGGAGTTTGGGAAGAAGAAATGACTTTTTGGGAACATGCTGGAGCAGAACCATCAAAAATGACAATGACTGCTGAAAGTAAAATGATTTTTGATGGAAAGTATCAAGAAACTACACACAAAGGAGATTTTTATGAAATGCCTTTTGAAGGAAAAAGCACACTAGGATACAATAATGCTGAAGGAAAATTTATCTCTACATGGATAGATAATATGTCAACTGGAATATCTGTTTTGAAAGGAACTTATGACCCAACAACAAAAACCTATACTATGTCAGGAGAAGTCTTTGATCCAGTAACCAAAAAACTCAAAACATCTAAAGAAATAGTAACTATCATAGATGATAATACTCAAAAAATGGAAATGTATGATATAGGTTTTGATGGAAAAGAATTCAAGAACATGGAAATAATAATGAAAAGAAAAAAATAA
- the purL gene encoding phosphoribosylformylglycinamidine synthase produces the protein MIHFFGNESATVFAVQTQNELSAETISKLNWLFGNANKIEKSVLTDFFVGPRATMITPWSTNAVEITQNMGIEGIIRIEEFYNVSEDFADFDPMLSQKYSELNQEIFTINIQPEPILEIDDIAAYNQQEGLALSEEEVEYLNNLSKKLNRKLTDSEVFGFSQVNSEHCRHKIFNGTFVIDGVEQETSLFKMIKKTSAENPNDIVSAYKDNVAFIKGPIVEQFAPKSADKPDFYTKTNFESVLSLKAETHNFPTTVEPFNGAATGSGGEIRDRLAGGQGSLPLAGTAVYMTAYSRLNNNRFYENGMAERKWLYQTPMDILIKASNGASDFGNKFGQPLITGSVLTFEHEEENRKLGYDKVIMQAGGIGYGKASQAKKNKPTAGDKIVILGGENYRIGMGGAAVSSADTGAFGSGIELNAIQRSNPEMQKRAANAIRGLVESETNPIVSIHDHGAGGHLNCLSELVEETGGLIDLDKLPVGDPTLSAKEIIGNESQERMGLVIGQKDINTLKRIAERERSPMYQAGDVTDNHRFTFESKTTGAKPMDFNLEDMFGSSPKTIMTDKKVDRNYTDIKYNQENIPAYVEELLKLEAVACKDWLTNKVDRCVGGKVAKQQCVGPLQLPLNNVGVMALDYNGKEGIATSIGHSPVSALVNPSAGSRNAIGEALSNIVFAPLKDNLKSVSLSANWMWACKNEGEDARLYEAVKACSDFAIELGINIPTGKDSLSMKQKYPNDEVIAPGTVIISAAGNCSNITKVVEPVLQKNGGSIYYINLSQDDFKLGGSSFAQTQNKIGNDVPTIKNADFFKKAFNTIQNLIKERQIVAGHDIGSGGLITTLLEMCFADTNLGANISFDSFTEKDLVKILFSENIGVVLQAKDDATFEKAFESLEIFKIGSVQNTSTLTIENWNFDIEIYRKLWFETSFLLDQKQTKNNKAQERFDNLGKQALQYVFPSHFSGKNPELNSSKPRPKAAIIREKGSNSEREMANAMYLAGFDVKDVHMTDLISGRETLEDIQFIGAVGGFSNSDVLGSAKGWAGAFKYNQKANDALKKFFARKDTLSVGICNGCQLFMELEVINPEHEVHGKMKHNDSQKHESGFTSVTVQENNSVMLSTLAGTTLGVWISHGEGKFNLPLAEENYNIVSKYTFEGYPANPNGSHYNTAMLCDKTGRHLVMMPHIERSTFPWNWAHYPINRKDEVSPWIEAFVNARIWIDKQNS, from the coding sequence ATGATTCATTTCTTCGGAAACGAAAGTGCTACAGTTTTTGCCGTACAAACGCAAAACGAACTTTCAGCAGAAACTATCTCAAAATTAAACTGGCTTTTTGGCAACGCAAATAAAATAGAAAAATCCGTACTTACGGATTTTTTTGTTGGACCAAGAGCAACAATGATTACACCTTGGAGTACAAATGCTGTTGAAATTACCCAAAATATGGGAATCGAAGGCATCATTAGAATTGAAGAATTTTATAATGTTTCTGAAGATTTCGCAGATTTTGACCCAATGCTTTCACAAAAGTATTCTGAATTAAATCAAGAGATTTTTACCATTAATATTCAACCGGAACCAATCCTAGAAATTGATGATATTGCTGCTTATAATCAACAAGAAGGTTTAGCTTTAAGTGAGGAGGAAGTTGAATATTTAAACAATCTTTCCAAAAAATTAAACCGAAAACTAACCGACTCAGAAGTTTTTGGGTTTTCACAAGTAAATTCAGAGCATTGCCGTCATAAAATTTTCAATGGAACTTTTGTGATTGATGGTGTTGAACAAGAAACTTCTTTGTTCAAAATGATTAAAAAAACTTCGGCAGAAAATCCAAATGATATAGTTTCTGCTTATAAAGATAACGTCGCTTTTATTAAAGGTCCAATTGTAGAACAATTTGCTCCTAAAAGTGCTGACAAACCTGATTTTTATACTAAAACTAATTTTGAATCAGTACTTTCTCTAAAAGCCGAAACCCATAATTTTCCAACTACTGTTGAGCCATTCAATGGTGCAGCAACTGGTTCTGGAGGTGAAATTCGTGACCGTTTAGCTGGTGGACAAGGTTCATTGCCATTAGCAGGAACTGCGGTTTACATGACTGCCTATTCTCGTTTGAACAATAATCGTTTTTATGAAAATGGAATGGCTGAGCGCAAATGGTTGTACCAAACCCCAATGGATATTTTAATCAAAGCATCCAATGGTGCCTCTGATTTTGGAAATAAATTTGGACAACCACTAATTACTGGTTCTGTTTTAACTTTTGAACATGAGGAAGAAAATAGAAAATTAGGTTACGACAAAGTAATCATGCAAGCTGGCGGAATTGGTTACGGAAAAGCTTCACAAGCAAAAAAAAACAAACCAACTGCTGGCGATAAAATTGTGATTCTTGGTGGTGAAAATTATCGCATTGGAATGGGCGGAGCTGCTGTTTCATCTGCAGATACTGGTGCTTTTGGTTCAGGAATTGAATTAAATGCTATTCAACGTTCAAATCCTGAAATGCAAAAACGCGCAGCCAATGCCATTCGCGGTTTAGTGGAAAGTGAAACAAATCCAATCGTTTCTATTCATGATCATGGTGCAGGCGGACATTTAAATTGCCTTTCCGAATTGGTAGAAGAAACTGGAGGTTTAATCGATTTAGATAAACTTCCTGTTGGCGATCCAACGCTTTCTGCCAAAGAAATTATTGGAAACGAGTCACAAGAACGAATGGGATTAGTGATTGGTCAAAAAGATATCAATACACTAAAGCGAATTGCCGAAAGAGAACGTTCGCCAATGTATCAAGCTGGTGATGTAACTGATAATCATCGTTTTACTTTTGAATCGAAAACTACTGGTGCAAAACCTATGGATTTTAATTTAGAAGACATGTTTGGTAGTTCTCCAAAAACCATCATGACCGATAAAAAAGTAGATAGAAATTATACTGATATAAAGTATAACCAAGAAAATATTCCAGCATATGTTGAAGAATTATTGAAATTGGAAGCAGTTGCTTGTAAAGATTGGTTAACCAATAAAGTTGACCGTTGTGTTGGTGGAAAAGTAGCTAAACAACAATGTGTCGGACCATTACAATTGCCTTTGAACAATGTTGGCGTAATGGCTTTAGACTATAATGGAAAAGAAGGAATTGCAACATCAATAGGTCATTCACCTGTTTCGGCTTTGGTTAATCCATCTGCTGGAAGTAGAAATGCCATTGGTGAAGCGTTGTCAAATATTGTTTTTGCTCCATTAAAAGACAATTTAAAATCGGTTTCTTTATCAGCAAACTGGATGTGGGCTTGTAAAAATGAAGGCGAAGATGCTCGATTATACGAAGCGGTAAAAGCTTGTTCGGATTTTGCAATCGAATTAGGAATCAATATTCCGACGGGAAAAGATTCGCTGTCGATGAAGCAAAAATATCCAAATGATGAAGTTATTGCGCCTGGAACGGTCATTATTTCAGCTGCAGGAAATTGTTCCAATATCACTAAAGTTGTTGAACCTGTTTTACAAAAAAATGGCGGTTCTATCTATTACATCAATTTATCACAAGATGATTTTAAATTAGGTGGAAGTTCGTTTGCCCAAACACAAAACAAAATTGGCAATGATGTTCCAACTATTAAAAATGCTGACTTCTTTAAAAAAGCATTTAACACCATTCAAAATTTAATTAAAGAGCGACAAATAGTTGCCGGACACGATATTGGTTCTGGCGGATTAATTACTACTTTGTTAGAAATGTGTTTTGCTGATACTAATCTAGGTGCAAACATTTCTTTTGATTCATTTACTGAAAAAGATTTGGTTAAGATATTATTCTCTGAAAATATTGGTGTAGTGCTTCAAGCAAAAGACGATGCCACTTTTGAAAAAGCTTTTGAAAGTTTAGAGATTTTTAAAATTGGTTCTGTTCAAAACACTTCAACTTTGACCATTGAAAATTGGAATTTCGACATTGAAATTTACAGAAAGCTATGGTTCGAAACCTCTTTCCTACTTGACCAAAAACAAACTAAAAACAACAAAGCACAAGAACGTTTTGATAATCTCGGTAAACAAGCTTTACAGTATGTTTTCCCAAGTCATTTTTCTGGAAAAAATCCAGAATTAAATAGTTCAAAACCACGTCCTAAAGCGGCAATTATTCGTGAAAAAGGAAGTAATTCAGAGCGTGAAATGGCAAATGCTATGTATTTGGCTGGTTTTGATGTAAAGGATGTACACATGACCGATTTGATTTCTGGTCGCGAAACTCTGGAAGACATTCAATTTATTGGTGCTGTTGGTGGATTTTCTAATTCAGATGTTTTGGGTTCTGCAAAAGGTTGGGCTGGAGCTTTTAAATACAATCAAAAAGCAAATGATGCTTTAAAGAAATTCTTTGCTCGAAAAGATACTTTGTCAGTTGGAATTTGCAACGGCTGTCAGTTATTCATGGAATTAGAAGTTATTAATCCGGAGCACGAAGTTCATGGAAAAATGAAACATAACGATTCGCAAAAACACGAAAGTGGCTTTACTTCGGTAACTGTTCAAGAAAATAATTCTGTGATGTTATCTACTTTAGCTGGAACAACTTTGGGAGTTTGGATTTCACATGGGGAAGGAAAATTTAATTTACCTTTAGCAGAAGAAAACTATAACATAGTTTCTAAATATACTTTTGAAGGTTATCCTGCAAATCCAAATGGTTCTCATTACAACACAGCTATGCTCTGTGATAAAACTGGAAGACATTTGGTTATGATGCCACACATCGAACGTTCTACATTTCCATGGAATTGGGCACATTATCCAATAAATCGAAAAGATGAAGTGTCGCCGTGGATTGAGGCTTTTGTAAACGCAAGAATTTGGATTGACAAACAAAACTCATAA
- a CDS encoding DUF488 domain-containing protein — protein MEILEKRIYEPFSETDGFRILADRLWPRGVKKEEAKINLWAKEITPTNELRIWYHSNENQYSEFEQKYYTELISNPELDNFINEIKNLEMITLLTAAKNIKISHLPIIKRVIEEKVSKKKSNFYSLGVKFLALSPLINIFKEFK, from the coding sequence ATGGAAATTTTAGAAAAAAGAATATACGAACCCTTTTCTGAAACTGATGGATTTAGAATCTTAGCGGATAGACTTTGGCCAAGAGGTGTGAAAAAAGAAGAAGCTAAAATTAATCTTTGGGCAAAAGAAATTACGCCAACAAATGAGCTTCGAATTTGGTATCATTCTAATGAAAATCAGTACTCAGAATTTGAACAAAAATATTATACTGAACTAATTTCAAACCCTGAATTAGATAATTTTATAAATGAAATTAAAAATTTAGAAATGATAACTCTATTAACTGCAGCAAAGAATATTAAGATAAGTCATTTACCAATAATTAAAAGAGTTATTGAAGAAAAAGTTTCAAAAAAAAAATCTAATTTTTATTCTTTAGGAGTAAAGTTTTTAGCTCTTTCTCCGTTAATAAACATTTTTAAAGAATTTAAATGA
- a CDS encoding methionine aminotransferase, translated as MNKTMSKLPHINTSIFSVMTQMAIEYKAINLAQGFPNFPLDERLTSILVKLSNENIHQYAPMAGNISLLEKIATLTATSYRRKVNPKDEILVSAGATEGIFATIQALVHPNEEVIILDPSYDCYETPILLCNAKPIRINLKNDFTPNWELIGNTINQNTKLIIINNPHNPSGRIWNENDFIQLEKLLELYPKLLVLSDEVYEYITFEQKHISIHHRPKLWNRSISVSSFGKTFHITGWKIGYLIAPIHLMNEIKKVHQFLVFSVNSVAQVALSAYLDIVDIPSLASFYQQKRDFFRTLLADTKFNLLPCEGTYFQTVSYATISNENDIDFTKRLVKEIGVATIPISTFNADGKDNHCIRFCFAKDDETLIQAAEKLKKL; from the coding sequence ATAAATAAAACTATGTCAAAACTTCCACATATTAACACAAGTATTTTCAGTGTCATGACACAAATGGCAATTGAATATAAAGCAATCAATTTAGCACAAGGATTTCCTAATTTTCCATTAGATGAACGTCTTACTTCTATCCTAGTCAAATTGTCGAACGAAAATATACATCAATATGCCCCAATGGCTGGAAACATTTCATTGTTAGAGAAAATTGCAACCCTTACTGCAACTTCGTACAGAAGGAAAGTAAACCCTAAAGATGAAATTTTAGTTTCTGCTGGCGCAACCGAAGGAATTTTTGCCACTATTCAAGCTTTAGTTCATCCAAATGAAGAAGTAATTATTCTTGATCCGAGTTATGATTGTTATGAAACTCCGATACTTTTATGCAACGCAAAACCTATTAGAATCAATTTAAAAAATGATTTTACACCTAATTGGGAATTAATTGGAAATACAATAAATCAAAATACTAAACTTATCATCATTAATAATCCACACAATCCATCAGGTAGAATTTGGAATGAAAATGATTTTATTCAATTGGAAAAATTGCTTGAACTTTATCCAAAATTATTAGTGCTTTCAGACGAAGTTTACGAATACATTACGTTTGAACAAAAACACATTTCTATTCATCATCGTCCAAAATTATGGAACCGAAGCATTAGTGTTTCATCGTTTGGAAAAACGTTCCATATCACTGGTTGGAAAATAGGTTATCTGATTGCTCCTATCCATTTAATGAATGAAATTAAAAAAGTACATCAATTTCTAGTTTTTAGTGTTAACAGTGTTGCTCAAGTTGCGCTTTCAGCTTATTTAGATATTGTTGATATTCCATCATTGGCAAGCTTTTACCAACAAAAAAGAGATTTTTTCAGAACACTTTTAGCTGATACAAAATTCAACCTTTTACCTTGTGAAGGCACTTATTTTCAAACTGTTTCTTATGCAACCATTAGCAATGAAAATGATATTGATTTTACTAAAAGATTAGTAAAAGAAATTGGTGTTGCAACCATTCCAATTTCAACATTTAATGCAGATGGAAAAGATAATCACTGTATTCGCTTTTGTTTTGCCAAAGATGACGAAACTCTAATACAAGCAGCAGAAAAGCTAAAGAAATTATAA